DNA sequence from the Ignavibacteria bacterium genome:
AAGCAAAAGCAACTGAGGTAGAAGAAATAACTGAAGAAGTGAGTGAAATGGAAACCAAGCTGCCCGGTGGTATTGTAATTTCACGATACAAAGGTTTGGGAGAAATGAATCCAGAACAGCTTTGGGCAACCACAATGAATCCCGAGACTCGCACAATTTTGCAGGTGACAGTTGAAAATGCAGCAGCAACTGAGAAAATATTTGAAATTTTAATGGGCGATCAAGTTGAGCCGCGAAGAAAGTTCATCGAGAAGAATGCAAAGTATGTTAGAAATTTGGATGTGTAGAAAAGACAAGTCACTTTTAAAACATCTTTACAACTTGATTTTTAATTTTTGAGATATATATGGCAACACTTTTTGAAAAAATAGTTCCTGTAACAATAGAAGAAGAAATGCGCGGCTCGTATATCGATTACGCAATGTCAGTAATCGTTGCAAGAGCGCTTCCAGATGTAAGAGACGGATTGAAACCTGTTCACCGCAGAGTTCTTTACGGAATGCATGAACTCGGGCTTGCCCATAACCGCGCGTATAAAAAATCTGCAAGAATTGTTGGCGAAGTTCTCGGAAAGTATCACCCGCACGGCGATTCGGCTGTTTATGATACGATGGTTAGGATGGTTCAGGACTTTTCTCTTCGCTATCCTTTAGTAGCTGGGCAGGGAAACTTCGGCTCGGTTGATGGCGATTCTCCTGCAGCAATGCGATACACCGAAGCTCGGCTTGCAAGAATTTCGGAAGAAATACTGCGTGATTTAGAAAAGAATACAGTCGACTTCGCTCCAAATTTTGACGACAGCTTGCAAGAGCCGACTTTGATGCCATCCTACCTGCCGAATCTTTTAGTGAACGGAAGCAGCGGGATTGCGGTTGGAATGGCGACTAATATTCCTCCACATAATCTAACTGAGGTTATTGATGGATTGATTGCCCTTATAAAAGATCCTGATCTCAAAAATGAAAAGTTGATGAAATACGTAACCGCACCAGATTTTCCTACTGGAGGAATTATTTATGGTTACGATGGGGTAAAAGATGCTTATACGACCGGACGTGGCAAGCTGACGATCCGTGCAAAGGCGAATGTCGAAACATTAAAAAACAACCGCGAGAATATTGTTGTATCAGAGCTTCCGTATCAAGTGAATAAATCCTCTCTTATAGAAAAGATTGCAGATCTAGTACGAGAAGGAAAGCTGGATGACATTTCTGATGTTCGAGATGAATCCGACAGAGATGGATTGCGAATTGTAATCGAATTGAAACGCGACGCTCAGACGGAAGTCGTTATGAATCAGCTTTATAAGCATACAAATATGCAAGTCACATTCGGCGTAATTATGCTTGCGCTTGTTAATGGCGTGCCAACCGTTCTGACTCTTAAAGAAGCGATGCAGCATTTCATCGACCATCGTCATGAAGTTCTTGTTAGAAGAACAAAATTCGATTTAGATGCAGCTGAGAGGCGTGCGCATATTCTCGAAGGATACAAGATTGCACTCGACCACATTGATGCGATTGTTCAACTGATTAAAAAATCAAAGGATGTTGAAACGGCAAAGACTGGATTAATGAAGAAGTTCAAGCTTAGTGAAATTCAAGCTAAAGCTATTCTTGATATGCGTCTGCAGCGTCTTACCGGATTAGAACGAAAGAAGATAGAAGATGAATACAAAGAGACGATTAAATTAATTGAAAAACTTCGTGCAATACTTGCAAGCAAAGTTAAAAGAATGCAATTGATCAGCGAGGAACTTCTTCAAATTAAAGAAAGATACGGAGACGAAAGAAGAACTCAAGTAATCAAAGATTACACGGAGTTCAATATTGAAGATATCATTGCCGAAGAAGACGTCGTAATTACAATCTCCCACAATGGATATATTAAAAGATTTCCAGTCAGTGGTTACAGAAGACAATCAAGAGGCGGAAAGGGCGTAACAGGAGCGGCAACTCGCGAAGATGATTTTATCGAACACATGTTCATTGCCTCAACACACAATTATATTCTCCTTTTCACAGATCAAGGAAGATGCCATTGGCTGAAAGTTTATGAAATTCCGGAAGGGGGCAGAGCAACCCGCGGAAGATCAATTTTAAATTTAATAAAAGTAGATAAAGGTGATAATATTCGGGCATTTGTCTCTATTAGAGATTTTGATCCAAAAAAATATGTTGTTATGGCAACGGAAAAAGGATTGATTAAAAAAACAAAACTTGACGCTTTCAGCAATCCGCGGAAGGGCGGAATTATCGCGATCAATCTCAAAAAGGGAGACAAGCTTATTGAAGCAAAAGTAAGCGAGGGAACGGATGATTTAATAATTGGTACTTATGAAGGAATGGCAATTAGATTCAGCGAAACAGATGTGAGAGATATGGGGCGCGGTGCGGCAGGAGTTAAAGCTGTTAAACTGAATAAAACCGACCGTGTTGTTGGGATGATCGTTTCGAAACGCAAAGCATCGGTTTTAGTAGTTACCGAACAAGGATTCGGAAAAAGAACTGAAATTGATGAGTATAGAATCACTCGTCGAGGTGGTAAGGGAGTAAGAACTCTCAAGACAAGTGATAAAAACGGCAAGATGGTTTCAATCAGAGAATTAGAAGATAATGACGATCTTGTGATAATTACAAATAAAGGGATGATAATTCGCCAGCACGCAAAAGATCTTCGATTGATGGGAAGAAACACTCAAGGAGTTCGGCTGATTCGACTAAATCAAAATGATAAGATTGCTGCCATTGCACGAGTAATCCCTGAAGAAGAAGAATGAGAATAATTCAAATTGAAAATTAGATATTGAAAATTTTTACCCAAAAAGTTGTAAATGAATTCGGAAGCAATTAAGAAAATATTTAACTCTCTCAAGTTAAGAGACGGAGTTGCGCAAAAACTTATTTCACTTTTTCCAGATGACAAACTTAATTGGAAGCCGTCAAACGAAGTTCGAACAGTCCAAGAAATCGTCGCTCATATTTATGGCGGGGCAAGAGCAAGTGTAAAGGCAATACAAACCGGAACACTCACAAAAGAAGAAAGCGATAAATTTGAATCAAGTTCGGCGTCAACAAATACTGAGCTTTTAAAGCTTTGCAAAGAAAGCTTTGATTCAATTTATGAAGTTGCCATGAATTCGACAGATGAAGTTCTCAGAAAGACCACTAATATTTTTTATGGCGATTTTACAGTTGGCGATGTACTTGAATTTTTTCCGGTGGAACATTCACATCATTATGGACAACTGACGGTTTATGCAAGGATACTTGGTATTACTCCGCCATTTGCATATGATTTTGAATAAATTTATTTAATTATCTTACCCGCTTAAAAATCTCACACTTTGTACAAATATTTTTCTCCACCGAACCTTTATAGTCAAGCGTGTTGAATAAACTTCTAGAATATTTATAATTTTCTCCATGCCAAATTTCTTGTATGGATTGGGAATTTAAATCGCCCCAAACGTTATCTTTATTAGTAATCCAGCAGCATGGCGTAACTTTGGCATCTGGATTAACTACAATTGAAGAAAAAAGTTGATAGCATGGTTTATCATTTATCGGAAGTTTGTTTTCGTTCCTGTAATAATCAAGAATGAATTTCTGATTTTTTGGCAGCCAAAGATTTTTTCTTTCTTCCAATGTCCCAGGAAAAGAAATATCAGGCAAATCATCAGCCAGACCCATATTATCAAAGGTTATCTCAACACCAAGCTCGCGAGCCATTAATTCCGCTTTGTCGATTTCGTGCTCATTGTATTTATTAACTAAAAATTTCCAGACGATTTTCGGATCGCGCTTTCGCAGATTTTTTTTGGCAGCGACGGTCTGTTTAATATTCTCTATTACCCAATCAAACCTTCCTTTAACGCGGTATCGTTCATAAGTCTCTTGCGAAGCCCCATCTGCAGAGATTACCAATTGATGAAGTCCCGACCCGATTAATCTTTCAAAAAATTGAAAATTCTGTCTCAAGCTGAAATTACTATGAGTAATTGTATAAATGCTTCTCGAGACAGACTCTTCAATCATTTGAAAAATTTCTGGATGCAATAATGGCTCGCCCCAATTAAAAAGAACTAAAACTTTCAATGAAGGAATCTTGTCGAGAACAATTTTAAATGTCTCAAATGACATTCTCCCCTTGTCATAATTTTGAGTTTTTGATGCACACAGAGGACAATCAAGATTACAGATGTTTATAGGATCAATTACCGCAGCGCGTGGAAGCTTTGGAGAGAGAGTGTTTACATTAAAATTATACCGCAGCATTTCCGTGATTTTATTTTGGGTGCTAGAGGACAGCCGCTGCCAAATAGAAAGATAAATGTTAAAGAAGAATTTTTTCATTCAGTATTTGTAAAAAGCAGAATTAATTCTAAGTTTGACTAAGAAAAATTCTATTAAGAATAATCAATTACGAACTCTGCATAAACAAATTAAAATAGTTTAGTTAAAAAATGAAATTTAAGGATAAAGTTGTTTTAATAACCGGTGCATCTGAAGGAATTGGAAAAGCTCTAGCAATTCAGCTTGCACAGAAAAAATCAAAACTTCTTCTGCTCGCACGCAACGAAGAGAAGTTAGCAGAACTCGCAGAAAACTTAAATCAGTACACAGAAGTTCTATATCACAAATGTGACGTGACAAATCTTAATGACATTGAAGTATCGATCGGAAAAGCGACTGATAATTTTGGAAGGATAGATATAGCGATTCTAAATGCCGGGGTCGGCTGCAGAATGAAGATAATCGAATTCGATTTAGAGCGAACCGAAGAAATAATTGCGACAAATTTTTTTGGAGTAATTAATTTTTTTAAATACCTTATTCCATTATTTAAAAAACAAAATTCTGGAACCATCGTGGGAGTCTCATCATTGGCAGATGTTCGAGGTTTTCCGGGATCGGCAGCTTATTGTTCTAGTAAATCAGCACTGACAACATTTTTCGAATCTGCACGGATTGAGTTAAAGAAGGAGAATATTAAAATAATAACCGTACGTCCGGGTTTTGTTAATACAAATATGATCAAGGCGAATGAATTCACAATGAAGTTTGTACTTGAAGTAAAAACAGCTTCGAAAAAAATCATCAAAGGAATTGAGAAAGATAGTAACGTTATTCAATTCCCATTTATACTTTCTTTTCTAACATACTTGGTAAAAGCGTTGCCTATTTTTCTATTTGACTCGCTTATGTCAAGAGGTATTAAGTAAAATAAATAGCCAACCTTTTGTATTTGCGGGAAGTTAAAAGTATCAAAAAAAGCAGACAATTATTTTGGGCAAACTTCCGACTTTGCTAACTTGCAATAAAAAGTGATTCTTAAACTCTCATTAGGATACTTATGAAAAAAAAGACTCTAACCATTATTTTTTTAATTCTTATTATTGAAATCTCATTTGCACAAAGAGTTGAAGTTAAAGACTATCAAGTCCCAATAAGCCGCGCACAAATTTTACGAACAAGCGCATTTTGGAATTGGGGGCAGATTGGCGATTCTGTTTCGACAAACAG
Encoded proteins:
- the gyrA gene encoding DNA gyrase subunit A, encoding MATLFEKIVPVTIEEEMRGSYIDYAMSVIVARALPDVRDGLKPVHRRVLYGMHELGLAHNRAYKKSARIVGEVLGKYHPHGDSAVYDTMVRMVQDFSLRYPLVAGQGNFGSVDGDSPAAMRYTEARLARISEEILRDLEKNTVDFAPNFDDSLQEPTLMPSYLPNLLVNGSSGIAVGMATNIPPHNLTEVIDGLIALIKDPDLKNEKLMKYVTAPDFPTGGIIYGYDGVKDAYTTGRGKLTIRAKANVETLKNNRENIVVSELPYQVNKSSLIEKIADLVREGKLDDISDVRDESDRDGLRIVIELKRDAQTEVVMNQLYKHTNMQVTFGVIMLALVNGVPTVLTLKEAMQHFIDHRHEVLVRRTKFDLDAAERRAHILEGYKIALDHIDAIVQLIKKSKDVETAKTGLMKKFKLSEIQAKAILDMRLQRLTGLERKKIEDEYKETIKLIEKLRAILASKVKRMQLISEELLQIKERYGDERRTQVIKDYTEFNIEDIIAEEDVVITISHNGYIKRFPVSGYRRQSRGGKGVTGAATREDDFIEHMFIASTHNYILLFTDQGRCHWLKVYEIPEGGRATRGRSILNLIKVDKGDNIRAFVSIRDFDPKKYVVMATEKGLIKKTKLDAFSNPRKGGIIAINLKKGDKLIEAKVSEGTDDLIIGTYEGMAIRFSETDVRDMGRGAAGVKAVKLNKTDRVVGMIVSKRKASVLVVTEQGFGKRTEIDEYRITRRGGKGVRTLKTSDKNGKMVSIRELEDNDDLVIITNKGMIIRQHAKDLRLMGRNTQGVRLIRLNQNDKIAAIARVIPEEEE
- a CDS encoding DinB family protein is translated as MNSEAIKKIFNSLKLRDGVAQKLISLFPDDKLNWKPSNEVRTVQEIVAHIYGGARASVKAIQTGTLTKEESDKFESSSASTNTELLKLCKESFDSIYEVAMNSTDEVLRKTTNIFYGDFTVGDVLEFFPVEHSHHYGQLTVYARILGITPPFAYDFE
- a CDS encoding radical SAM protein, producing MKKFFFNIYLSIWQRLSSSTQNKITEMLRYNFNVNTLSPKLPRAAVIDPINICNLDCPLCASKTQNYDKGRMSFETFKIVLDKIPSLKVLVLFNWGEPLLHPEIFQMIEESVSRSIYTITHSNFSLRQNFQFFERLIGSGLHQLVISADGASQETYERYRVKGRFDWVIENIKQTVAAKKNLRKRDPKIVWKFLVNKYNEHEIDKAELMARELGVEITFDNMGLADDLPDISFPGTLEERKNLWLPKNQKFILDYYRNENKLPINDKPCYQLFSSIVVNPDAKVTPCCWITNKDNVWGDLNSQSIQEIWHGENYKYSRSLFNTLDYKGSVEKNICTKCEIFKRVR
- a CDS encoding SDR family NAD(P)-dependent oxidoreductase; protein product: MKFKDKVVLITGASEGIGKALAIQLAQKKSKLLLLARNEEKLAELAENLNQYTEVLYHKCDVTNLNDIEVSIGKATDNFGRIDIAILNAGVGCRMKIIEFDLERTEEIIATNFFGVINFFKYLIPLFKKQNSGTIVGVSSLADVRGFPGSAAYCSSKSALTTFFESARIELKKENIKIITVRPGFVNTNMIKANEFTMKFVLEVKTASKKIIKGIEKDSNVIQFPFILSFLTYLVKALPIFLFDSLMSRGIK